The Phaseolus vulgaris cultivar G19833 chromosome 10, P. vulgaris v2.0, whole genome shotgun sequence DNA window TGCGTCTGACATCCGCTCCTTTATTTGGCGATACCTACTTTTGGCGacaccttatcttggcgacgcctcgactttgtttttgtttctttgatctttgatcTTACATGAAAGGGAAAACTAAGGCAAGAATAtcttaaacttttcttttctttatttgggtgacctcgttaaaaaaccctcgagcgggaaaaagagtgtcccatTTACAAAgcttcaactgaaataaaactttaaattcgccgcattccaactacgtgggatggggcctCCTTCTAGAGTCTCTAACTTATATGAACCATTCCCCTTAGCTTTGGTTACtttgaacggtccagtccacttgggagacaacttgttttctaacttgtacgggtgagccttcctcatgaccagatcACCAACCTGGAACTGTCgtagcttcaccttagagctgtactgacgctccactcttctcttcacaacCTCAGCCTTAATTTTCGCCTCTTCTCTGGCTTCATCTATTAGGTCCAGGTTGACTCTCCTTTCTTTGTTGGACTCTTCTACCACGAAACCTAGGAAACGAGGCGAGCTCTCGTGGATctccactgggatcatggcatccGATCCATACACCAGGCTGAAAGGCGtttccatggtggaagattgaggcgtggtgtggtaagcccatacgatccttggtacttcttctgcccacgcccctttagccttctccAATTTGCGTTTCAAACCCCtcaacaaaactctgtttgctgactcgacctgcccatttgtctgggggtgttcgactgatgcaaacacttgcttgattcctacttctgtacatagcttccccaactgttggctcgcgaactgggtgccattgtctgaaatgagacgccttggcaccccaaaacgacacacaatgttcttccaaacaaagtgttgtaccttgtgcgcagtgatctgtgccactggttcggcctctatccacttggtgaagtactcgatggcaacgatcaagtacttcatctgccttatcgccaatgggaacgGGCTGTATATTGATCTTAGTTCCTCTAGCGGCGCcctgtgccaatcagcgtgcatctgacactgcttgcaatgctgggcgtatcgcacgcaatcctctcttactgttggccagaaaaaccctgcgcgtattaccttggatgccaaggatcttcctcccacgtggctcccacaaataccttcgtggagctcagccattatcctggtgcactcgtcgccactcacGCATGTCAAGATGGGGTGCATAAACCCGTGTCTGAATAATATCCCATCTACTAATGTGTATCTTGCGGCGttcctcttaatcttcttgCCTTCTTCCGGCTCCGCTGGGAGGATTCCATCCGCTAGGTATCGCCTGTAAGGGGTCATTCATGTGTCGCCTTCCTCTAAAGCACACACTTGtacacctttttcttcttctggcgAGGTCGCATAAGTACTGATGCAGGGTGCCCTCGCCGTATCTTGACTCAAAGAGCGATGGCTCCTTGGTTTTCCTCTTATTGTACTAACGTGAAGaacgtccaccctgttgtctgcaACAAACTTTCACGGCGTTTTGAGGGTCTTTTGTATCATAGTCCTCTGCtctccccccttgcctgagctggccagcttggcgagcaggtcaacTCTGTCATTCTGCTCTCTAGGGACATGCACCAACTCAAACGCAGCGAAAGCTCTTTTCAACACCTCGATGTACCTTAGGTAGGcggccatctgtgggtcctttgcctgatactcccctgtcacttgccctgtgaccaacTATGAGTCACTCTTCGCCAGGAGGCTATGagcacccatttctttagccaacAGCATCCCAGCAATCaacgcctcgtactccgccCGGTTGTTGGTCGCTTTGAAGGCGAAATGTAAGGCTTGCTCGATTAGCACTCCATTAGGCCCCTCTAAGATTATCCCAGtgccactcccttgctggttggaagatccatccactgagagcatccactcTGACCCTAACTCCACCTCTTGAGGGTCTCCTCCTAGTGAAAGTTCTGCCACGAAGTCAgcatagacttgccctttgatggacccccCGGGTTCATATTGGATATCGAGCTCTGATAACTCTATCGCtcagcgaaccatcctccctgCTACATATGGCTTCTGAAGTACCTTTTggatagggaggtttgtcatcaccaccactgtgaagctgtggaaatagtggcggagTCTTCGGGCTGAGAACACCACTGCTAGtgccgccttctctagtgactggtacctcaattccgggccttgcaaggccttaCTTACGAAGTAAATGGGCTTCTGCACTTGGTCTTGTTCttggaccagcacagagctaATGGCCCACTCAATTACCGCAAAGTACAAGCGGAGGGGGACGCCTACttgtggcttgcaaagcactggtggcgtcgccaagtactccttcaattTGAGGAACGCCGTTTCACACTCATCTGTCCATGCGAAACGActattcctcttgaggcattggaagTAAGGGTGGCCTTTCTCTCCCCCAGCAGACACAAACCTAGACAAAGCTGCCATCCTCCCAGTCAATTGCAGGACTTCTTTAACTaaggttgggctcctcatggctatGATAGTTGCACACTTATCAgagttcgcctctattcccctttcagtgagcataaatcccaagaacttccctgcttccacgccaaaaatgcacttttcTGGGTTTAATTTGAGGCGATACCTTGATATGGTAGCAAACagttcttccagatcagctgcgtGCTTCCCTCTCTCTTGTGAAGTTatgaccatgtcatctacgtaggcctgcacgttccttCGCAGCATGGTTGCAAGGActttgtccatcagcctttggtaggtagcgcctgcattcttcagcccgaacgacatcaccttgtagcaataactGCACGTTTCCTTCATGAATGCCg harbors:
- the LOC137815536 gene encoding uncharacterized protein — translated: METPFSLVYGSDAMIPVEIHESSPRFLGFVVEESNKERRVNLDLIDEAREEAKIKAEVVKRRVERQYSSKVKLRQFQVGDLVMRKAHPYKLENKLSPKWTGPFKVTKAKGNGSYKLETLEGGPIPRSWNAANLKFYFS